TAAAACactacagacacctaattttagttgtgtgttttcttctttcaaatgttGCACTAGACATTAGAATATATGGATCAGtgtggtatttgcctatgactgcaaaataatttataactgaatttcttctcttatgctattttggtttcagtttcaccaaccaaatgatggctgtgatgtgtagttgGCTTTTAGATCACGTAAAGCACGAGAAAAACTAAAATATAAAcactgatatgtagttttaattcactacacaTAAACcggcctgcttcaagagctggaatgaccaAAAGACATATCAGCTGTTATATTACTCTTCTTTATGTGCTTTATGTGACCTAAAgatcaactacacgtcacagccaagCTCAAAGCGCTGCATCAGCTATGCCAAGGAAGCATTGCTTTTCATCGAAGGGCTCACCAGAGAGTGTAAACTATAATAAGATATAATGAACAGTCCTGaatgaaaaaacaaactgcaTTTAACACCAAATCACAAACATCTTACCAAGATGTGGTCACATGGTGGGATACACTGATAATGACAAGGTTTCACCACAAGATGCCATTTCAGTTTGTGCTATGTGATTTTTGATGCCAAATTAAAATTGCAGATCCTTGTTTCTTTGGTTTTACAGTGCACGATTCTTACAATATAAGGCAACATCTTTTAATTTCCATCACAATGTCATAACACATTTTGGTCAGCAGTCAGCCTTTTTAGCACCTTTTTTTAACTTCCATTGCACTTGGTGCTGGAGACAGTAGTATTCATAAATAAAAGCAGAAATTTTAGGAAGCAAGCACCACGACGCTGTGTCTTTTCAAATACTGCTATGAATTATAACGCAAGTACTATCTATTATTAAATAAAAAGCTAAACTGCTCCTCACCAGGTGAACTTTCTGGTCCTCTTCAAGAACAAAGAGATTCTCTTTCTTCATGTAGAATTCAGCGGCTGCTAGAATGGCTTTCAATGGAACGACACCCACTATCTGTGAACCCGTGACTGCCAGCTTCAATGACTTGGCTATTCTTGTGATCTGGAACAGTTGTAAAAGTCAAGTGCAAACAATCTGCAAATCATAATTTAGTGATCTGCTTTGCAACATGCTAATCACACCACATACAGCCAGAGTGAATGTTCAGAAAAGTGTGGCAACAATGCTTACCTCCTCATACACCACATGTACTGGTGTGATGTCATGATCTAAAACATTCACCGAAACTTGAGCAATGTTGTTTTCTTCGAGCCACCAGCCGACAGCCTGAGTGCTCTTGAGGAGACCAGGCTGCAAATAAAAAGTAGAAATTCCAAGCAAGCTCTTTGACAGGACTGACCAATATACTTTAAATTATGCCCATTCAAAGGAACTACAACAGAATTCTCAGAACTCCCCAAAAGCAATGTCGTGGATGAAGCTGTCCAGAAACTCTTCCAACACTTACGTGTGGAGGAGTGCCTCCTAGTTTCCACTTACCTGGCCTTTTCCCCTTCCCTCCTCTCGAATGTCAAGTGCAATGCGGTGTGCCTGCTCCTTGGTGGAGAGCACGTTGATGTTGTACGCAATTAGAAACTTGCGGGCCCCAGACATTGTGGCTCCCCACTGCGGCACAAATTCGGCTGGTCCATAGTCGGGCCTCCATTCAGGCTTTAAAATCTGCATAGATGTGGCAACACAGAATCTACTGATTTGTATAAAGCATTACACGGGCAAATGCTCCACAAATGCAGCTGCTATTTTTTTCTATTTGAGGGTGAGTTCTAGCCTTGCAACAATGGCATATAGGAGCAAAAGCTCCAATCTTTGGAATGGTGCGATATTGTGACAAATATTCCAAGCCAGCTGTGTGAGCGCAGAGATTGACTAGAAATGACAACTGTTCCCACACACTTGAGGGTGCTGCACTGGGAAGTTTTATCCTATGCTAACAACTGCATCCAGTCCATGCATCTCCATAAAAATTTCCTTTCTCTGAGACGCTGCGCACTCCTCACTCATGTATTGGTGCATTACCAGAGTGCTTCTACTCATATGGTATGGACAGGCCAAGATGAATTTGTTGTTGCTCATACTGTACTCAGAAAGCTGCAACTAAGCATTTAAACACTAACCACATCTTCATAGACAAACAATGCAAATTCAGTTTGAAGACTGTACCTTCCATAGTTTAGGTTTTAGCCTCTAGTGTAAAGCTTCCCTCATTAGTGTATTAGCCATCCGGAAGTGTCGCTCAACTCTAGTACAGAGCACCAAAGACAGGATTCACACCTTTTCACAGAGTCCTTCGTATTCTCCTGAACGAATCTGGGGCACACTGCGCCTGTAGTCGTGTTGCGATGCAAAGCCATAGAGATAAACTGCAACACAAAGGTAATGGGTAGCAGGGTTAGTTTCCTTAAAATAACATGCAAGCGACTTCGTACACAGCAAGCATAAACTGAGTGGCAAAAATGACACTTGCCTGGCACGTTTAACTCTGCTGCAAGTTTCTCCCCAAACTTTCTGGCGCAATAGACGCACTCTTCCATTTCAACGCCTTGCACGGGAATGAACGGACACACATCTAATGCCCCAAGCCTTGCGTGTTCCCCTGtataagaaaaataaacaaaatcagAATAAACGTATGCTGAATCCTGATGCATGCGATCAACAAAGTAAATTTATGCAATGCAGTCTGGTTCCCAAAGAGCACAAACGTTTAGGATTTAATTAGAACATTTCAATCTGCTCAGGCCACCACTGGAACGAAGTGCTAAACGTAATTTCACAAAACATAAACTGTAGTTTAAATAGGGCACATTCCAGCAAGTGGCTTTTATTAACTATAACGTAAATCCAAGCCATATGTTTAGGAATACACGCAGCACGGATGCACAATTATTGTCACACTAAAGCCTCGTGCACTGAATGCTGAAGTGGTGTCCTGTACAGCAACTACACCTGCTAATGCTTGCATCACACATATGGAGCACGACGGCAGCTGgtacatatatttacaaaaatCGCATGTGTGTACTCAGTTTTAACCACTGATCATATGGCTTCGTTAAAAGGTCTTTCAAGATACAGCACTTACATGCACACCGTACTGCTACAATTTACCTTTATGCTTTGTCATGTCAATGCGCTTGTAGGCCACCCTGGCCGCATTGAGTGCTCCTTGGATGACTGCATCAGGCGAACCCACGAACGTGTACACAGTACGATTGGTGGAAGAACCAGGATCTACACCTAACAAGGATACACCCTGTGTCGACTTGATGGCTTTTGTTATTTCGTCAATGACCTGAAATTAAACAAATTCATACCATTAATGAGGTTGTTTGTGCGCTGCTCGATTGCGCCATGCAGTTTCGAATACAACTGCACCCTGCTCTCTTGCACACTATATATAGTGAACAAGCCCAAGGGTGCTTTCACATGTGCCAGGAATGGTGAGCTCGTGGCGATTGAAATTTCACTCGTGTATATGCCTTTTATGGACCAATATGCAAGCCCTCACTGTGGTTATTAGCACGGGTTATAAACTCATCGTTCAATATGAAAGTCTTTATAAGGTCATAACAAATTTGCTGTTCATCACGGCGAAACACGAAAGTACGCGCCGCGTTTATCAAAATCACTTTGAAGAAGAAATCTGTGGAAGAGTGTCCATAACTGCCTACATGTGCCCTTAAATAAACATAGCACACGAAGGCAAACTCCACACGAAGGCAAACTCCACTGAGGCGTAAAGGATTTCGAAAAGTCGCGGTTACGTCAAAGCTGGATACACGCGAGAGTATGTGTTTGCATAGAATTAGGCACACCACCTGCGCACATGTGTTCGCTATGCGTGGTAGTGCGCATACCTGTAGCGTTGCGATTGTGTAACGATATAAACCGTTTACTCATGTACACTATGGGCATGTTAACGGGACGAAACAACCTGTGCAGGCGGCGACGAGCGAAACCGATCGCCCCTCGAGTGGAAAGCACCCACCTCTTGATCCTGACCCTCGGAAAAGTTGGGCACGCACTCCACGATCTTTGTGCGCATATTGTAGCTGTGCAGGCGCCAAGGGATGCAGGTTCTTTGGCTGCTGGAATCTGGTTCACAGAGCAATTGCTGTTAGCCTTATCGTCTGCTAGGGAACCTTGTCAAAGCGacgcgcagcagcggcggcgccgCCTGCCTTGCAAAACACGGAGGCATCAGCGACAGCAGCGCCATCCAGACATTGGCGTCGTAAATTTCTGTGCCCCCTCGACCTCCTCCTTTTCATACTTTTTATTTTTGGCCGAGCAGAATGCTCTGTTTACCTGCACAGACCTAGCCACCTCACAAATGCTGCGCTAAATTGCGCTAAATTTGCATAAGCTGCATACGATGTCATCTATCGACGAGCCTTCCGAGTTTCAAGCTTCCAACCCATCTTCCAACCATACTCTCATCGAGCTTTCTCCGCGCGTGAATTGGTGTGTCGAGGGGACATATTGGGTGGACACAGAAGTGCGGCTGCACATCACGCAATGTCTTCTCTGCAATGCCTTGAAGCTGCATTTGGAGATTTCGAACACTGCTTTGGCTTTACCCGGTGCTGCCTGCCCCAAGCACGCCCAAGCCATTAAGAAATTGGGAGAGATAAGCGACGGAGTCTCGTTGTTTCCATCGTTCCGCAGACTTCTTATCAGCCCTTGACTGCCCCTCCAGACTGCCGGCACGTTGTTTGCGCTGCACCAGCCTGGAAGGCTACAGCAGCCAAGGGCACCGGTGTTAGCGGCTGTCCTTTTTGGGCTAAGCTTTCGCCGCGAGATTTTCTGCTCGTTTTGCCATAATTTTTGCATAGCTGCATATTGCAGCTGTACAGTTAGTTTAAAATGCAGTAGGTCGACGTGCAAGAAATTTATTCACAAATCGCTATTAGTCATCTTTCTTCTCGAAGTATATCAACTCTGAATGTGCAAGAACACTCTAGAAAGTtgcaagaagaagaaaagaaacaaggATGACGAGTGTCCCACAAAAAGTTTAATACATCCTCATTCAGTAAGCATTCGCAATCTCCATGCAGTCTAACATAAGAACACATCCTGCACAAAGCATATACATCACAAGACAACATACTACATAACAGTGTACAAGCACTATGGTTACATGCCAAAATGATGGCAGGATGTCAACATTTAATATATGGACACGCTCTAGTCACGATGAACAAGTGTGGAGAAACAAAAACCGGTGCGAAATTTATACAAAATGAGTTTGCAATACATATGCGACACTGAACCTCCCACGATGACTATGGGATGTGCCACCAAACACCACCACTTGCATTTTCGCTTCACCGAGCTGTACCAAGAATGTACATGAATGATAAAATATCGACCGCACACTGCAGTCCTTGTCCATAACCACAAGAAGTTTCGGTGCTACATTGCCGGTGATGGGATGTACCCAACAGTGCAACCAAACTCAGAACCTCCTAGGAATggtattagcaattaccttacaCCATGCATCCTTACAATCCTTGTGCTCAATTGAGAAAGAGGTTTAGGCTCGCTACTCAAGATGAATGGAACAAAGTACCCATGCGAAACTACTGCTTGTGCCCTTTTCACAAGAGAAAAACAAGCCATTACAGCTGACTGCAATTCTCTCCGGCATTCTTCCTAGGCCAAAGAATTACTGAGTTATCTCCCATTCCCTGATAACATTTTATTGCCAGAAAGACACCACGTTGCTTGACTGTGGCCTTGGTAAAACCCCTAGGTGTGAGACAGCTGCTAAGAAATGAAATCGCTTGGAAAAAAACCAAACAAGTTCATTCAAAATGACAGCGAGAATGGGCTAGTTACCAAATTAATAGCACGACTGCATTTGCTTGGTGCGACACTTTCGATATCAACATGAAAACTTAAATATGAAGCAACTGCTACATTGTGCGGTAATCAGCCAGTACTTCATTTCCGCTCAGCTCACATTAAAATTTACAGCTGCTTCTATCCATGTTGCCGATTTCCTTCCATACAGAAAACCCAACTAGCTTTCTTTTGCGTACCACTTTAAACTCGGAGGAGGCAGCTTCAGCCCTTCTTGCTTCAACAGCTACCGATCTCTAATTTACCATTGGTACAACTTGCAGCAACTAATTGCAAGTTGTTGTCAGTATGATATATTGACTTGCATAAACTCTTGCAAACACACATGTAGACAACACCAGGCACAGCCATATATACTATGAACCTAACTTGTCGAATATCACCCACCACAAATATCATTGCACTTTGCACTAAAATGTGTATTGTATAATGCTCCCTGCTATGATATCTCATATCTCTATAACTCGGGTCACTCAAACACATTTGAAAATCGGGCCTGCAGGCTGCAGCCTTTCATAGTTGGTCACTGAAATGGGGTCAAATGCTTCATTGCACAAGCACAAATAGCAGCCCATTATGGTTTTCTCATGGAACAGACAGCTCAGAGTTACACTCAACTGCAATGTGAAGGCAGAGTTCAGATATAAAATTGCACAGCACAAAAGCTCCCAATTGTGAATTACACAGTAATACGTCAATTACCCCGCATTACAGCAGTTGGCTGCACCGTCTACTTGTTATgcaagaacacaaaaataacgACAATTCTCTTCCAGGTCTTCAGACTAAAGTGCAAAGTGCATAGCCTTGACATTTGGCAATGAAACTTTTCTTGCGTCAGTTGAAAACTCGTAGTACATATCAAAACATAATATACCTGGAAACAAGTGTTGCATAGCCACACATCACTTTAGATTGTGCATTGGATATTATAAGGAGCAGACAGAGAGCCAGCATTCTCAGAAGAAGCACCACACTGCACCTCTGAAAAGCTGATAAATTAAAACATATCCATGCACAAATAAGACACACACTGCCATAAAACCAATATGTCTGCATGGTGTTCTACATGAGcaaacaaggcacaaaacaagtGAAAGCAATGATATCAGTTTGTGCAAAGAAATAATTTTAGGCACACACTGAATCACGCAAGGCCCATTAATGGTGTTTCCACGTTATTCCCACAAAGCAAATCACAAGAAATTTTGGTTGCCGTGCACGAGTGCCTGCTATACAACTATGCAATCACGACACACGTACCGCCAATACAAGAAGCAAAATATTTCAAACTTCAAAACTTTGTACTTCCGGGTAATTGAAATAAATTGCAAAACCTCGGCTACACTGCACTAATTTGAAATGAACTGCATACTCCGAACAGGTTAATTCTTTTTTCagatttctaattttttttaatggctaGGCCAGTTCTCACTGACAGCTTGCAAAGGCTTACCTCCTGGGGAAAGTTGGCCTTCCAGCTATTTTAGCTGTTGGCAACTTAGCTGGACAGTCAAAGCATGGGCTGAGGGCTTTCCTtttcatgcaatcaagcacaGACGTAAACAAGATTTTAAGTAAACTGAAAGTTTTGCTCCCTTGTACCATGCACTTTTCAGAGAAACAGCGCTTTACTGGAAGAATATCGTGAAATGCCAACACTTGCAAGGTGTTGGTCATTGGGGCATGGCCAGGTTTAACATAAAAAGCACTCAAAAATGTGGAAAAAACGAAAACTAACCATATAGCCAGGACAAGCCGATTCTCAACAGTACTGCAACAATTCTGCCGTACCCACTTCCTTATATTATGTGGCAGCAATTTTCCCTGTGCATTGTAGCCCACCATTAGGCCACCTTTTAGATTTTCTTGGTTGCGGCGCGACCTACCAGTGAGCCTCCAGCGAAGTCAACTTACTAAACCGACAACAAATGGCAATTGCAACCTGGCATGTGCGTTTTTCACAGACTCTTCGAAAAATCTGACCTATCCCACGGTTTCATAACACCACTCAGTATTCACGCCACACAGCAGGAATACACAACATGACACACCGGTCACCGAAGGCGTAGTGAACCTGTTAAATGATTTAGCCAGCTCACTCCTAGCTGTTCACGAAACCTAAAAGCCTGCTTTATCGGGGGTTAACGCGTCGTATCAGGTGCTAAGAGTACAGCATATCTGAAGTGTGATGTCCCCAGAAGTGGAATACTGACAACTGCAAAGAGTACTCAGATATTCATGATGGCCAAATGTGCACAAAATGCCTTCCATTCGTGCGGTAAATCTCCGGTTTGCCTTGGaacatattttattcattttgatAATTTAAGCTTCTGACAATTCAAACGAGGATAATTTGTTGCCCCTAGAAGTTCGAATTACTGTGAGTGAAAGTGCTCGCATGAATGTTGACTCAACACCACTGAAAAATTCTAGTTCTAAATGTATTATGAATGCAGCACAATGTCCATGTCTAATTTTGTAGCTtggatgaagagaaaaaaaaaaaaaggtgcagtcAAATTCTGAATATTGCAAGCTCGCATAAACTGAAGTACTACACCAGAAAAATATGGTAGAGAGAGGCTGGTCatatggttcttgataatcacgaaGTGAACAATGGAGGGAAAACTTCAGAGTGCTGGAAaacgtttcgacaagtggacTTTTCTTCGTCTGGTGAAAAGTACCCCACacgaagacaagtccacttgtcgaaacattggcaagcaccccAAGGTTTTCCCtccattgttcactttgtgattgtaCCAGAAAAAGGAAGCCCATCTGGTTTGTAACACAGAGCAGTGATGGCCCAACACTGACTAAGGAGTTCCATGGTTGATTCATCATCAACAGCATCAACAGCAGCCGTATAACATTCACTGCACGACAAGGGCCTCTTCTCATCATCTCCAATCAGCAAAATGCACTCCAATCATTCTCATTTACCTGGCAGTCTTTTGCATAGTCCAGATCTCACTACCTAGCCTAAGTAGACAAAGTTCCTTCCAATGCCCCCCTCCTAACTACCCATCATAAACTGCTGTCCTCTTTCAAAGCTTTTGAACGTTACTTTAGTTTTCTTCCGTTAATATTTATGTCCACTATTGTACTTTATTTTGGTCCCTAAGTGTATGCTACAACTGAGCCATTTATTAGCAGAAAAATGTCATCAGAAAACCAGATGTTATTAATGTATTTACCAAAAATCCTTACAAGTACCTAGCTTTTCTCACCCTTTAAACAACCCTTGTGCCCATAAAATGAATAGCAGAGATTGTGTCGCCTTACATGGCAGGATTGATTGTTGGAGTTTAACATGCCAAGGCTAAATACACCGGTGCCGAGAAGAACAGAGCAGTAAAGCTTCGGGTTAGTTTCGACAAGCTGGAGTGCTTTGCTCCAAACATAAATTTCGCTTCCTTTCAACATGAAAATGCCATGACAGCGAATTGTCTCCTGAACACGAACTCAGCATAACACTGCTGCCACTTAGCCAGCACAGTGGGTGCTGATCAAGACTGCCCCCTTGAAGCGACCTAAAAGCTCCTAGCTTGCACACCGCAGCATCATATGTAAGGACCACATAGCTCAATTTCGAAGGTGCATCAGAAGTCATGAGTCTGCCAGCAACAAGGGAAGTTGACGGTAACAAGCAAACGCTGCTAATGTATGTGAGGCTAAACAAAAAAAGGAGCCTTCATTCACTCCTATGCCTTGGACAAGAATCTGGAGGAGGAAAAGCAATGTTCACGAGTTGGGCGGCCGATTAACTGCCACAGCTAATTCCAAGCTACAGTCGGATACACCTGAAGAATGAAGTGGAAAATGCTCCTAaagaattggaggggacac
The Amblyomma americanum isolate KBUSLIRL-KWMA chromosome 3, ASM5285725v1, whole genome shotgun sequence genome window above contains:
- the LOC144125435 gene encoding formimidoyltransferase-cyclodeaminase-like, with amino-acid sequence MRTKIVECVPNFSEGQDQEVIDEITKAIKSTQGVSLLGVDPGSSTNRTVYTFVGSPDAVIQGALNAARVAYKRIDMTKHKGEHARLGALDVCPFIPVQGVEMEECVYCARKFGEKLAAELNVPVYLYGFASQHDYRRSVPQIRSGEYEGLCEKILKPEWRPDYGPAEFVPQWGATMSGARKFLIAYNINVLSTKEQAHRIALDIREEGRGKGQPGLLKSTQAVGWWLEENNIAQVSVNVLDHDITPVHVVYEEITRIAKSLKLAVTGSQIVGVVPLKAILAAAEFYMKKENLFVLEEDQKVHLAINRLGLNSLGPFEPAERIIEYMLPDDRLGPLARKTLSDFIHIVGARTPTPGGGSVAAAVASLGAALGAMVGKMTYGKRQWERYDEQMRRLIPIMHHTMDDLLPMVDADTGAFNDYMAAHKLPKNTPEEEEVREAAMQAGLKKAIAVPLGVARSVSKLWDTAKELASIINIGARADLQVGARCLETGVFGAYWNVILNCQGLQDEVYRDEVLKEIEQYREEAIKGCAEVLSILEKRIS